A genomic window from Punica granatum isolate Tunisia-2019 chromosome 2, ASM765513v2, whole genome shotgun sequence includes:
- the LOC116195213 gene encoding reticuline oxidase-like gives MSSNRHNRLFLIIIFLCSSLTCSGTSSSSVQQLSSCLAGHGVGNFTALSNDTGHSGSGKGDDNPSTLYYSLLNFSIHNLRFSGSSVPKPAVIILPESLEQLVSAVGCCRDGQWEIRVRCGGHSYEGTSSVAADGAPFVIIDMMNLNKVEVDMQAEMAWVEGGATLGEVYSAIAEASPHHGFSAGSCPTVGVGGHISGGGFGLLSRKYGLAADNVEDALLVDSSGQLFDRRTMGEDVFWAIRGGGGGIWGIVYAWKIKLLPVPKTVTSFIISRMGRTDNRTGRGKFIPELVKKWQYVAPSLGDDFYLSVFVGANLHEAREAPQISATFKGFFLGPRRRAVSIMNRAFPELGLTEEDCHEMSWIESILFFSGLGDGSSVSDLKSRFSKDKLYFKAKSDYIRSPIPMSGINSALNILDREPKGYVILDPYGGMMDNISNDFIAFPHRKGNLFTIQYLVEWHEEDDCNSEQYIEWIREFYASMAPHVSEGPRAAYINYIDLDLGVMGLKVNLDEDCKDCDDVDIARQWGEKYFLGNYERLVRAKTLIDPSNVFRNEQGIPPMPNLNKRYDRHRSSTQAHST, from the coding sequence ATGAGCAGCAACAGACACAACCGActcttcctcatcatcatTTTCCTTTGCTCTTCTCTAACATGCAGCGGCACCAGCTCATCCAGCGTACAGCAACTCAGCTCGTGCTTGGCCGGGCATGGCGTCGGCAACTTCACTGCGCTGTCTAATGACACGGGGCATTCTGGTAGTGGTAAAGGGGATGACAATCCGTCCACGCTGTACTACAGCCTGCTCAATTTCTCTATCCATAACCTCCGTTTCTCGGGGTCGTCGGTCCCGAAGCCTGCAGTCATAATCCTGCCGGAGAGCCTGGAACAGCTGGTGAGCGCTGTGGGCTGCTGCAGGGATGGCCAGTGGGAGATCAGAGTGAGGTGCGGTGGGCATAGCTATGAGGGGACTTCCTCGGTCGCTGCTGATGGAGCTCCGTTCGTCATCATTGACATGATGAACCTCAACAAGGTCGAGGTGGACATGCAGGCTGAGATGGCATGGGTTGAAGGCGGGGCCACCCTTGGCGAGGTTTACTCGGCCATCGCTGAAGCTAGCCCGCATCACGGGTTCTCTGCTGGGTCCTGCCCCACTGTCGGTGTCGGTGGGCACATTAGTGGAGGTGGGTTCGGCTTGCTGTCCCGGAAATATGGCCTGGCCGCTGATAATGTGGAGGATGCGCTCCTGGTAGACTCAAGCGGGCAGTTGTTTGACCGGAGGACTATGGGAGAGGACGTCTTCTGGGCCATCCGAGGAGGTGGAGGCGGCATTTGGGGGATTGTTTATGCATGGAAGATCAAGCTCTTGCCGGTGCCAAAGACAGTGACAAGTTTCATCATCTCCAGGATGGGAAGGACGGACAACCGAACTGGGAGAGGCAAGTTCATACCGGAACTGGTGAAGAAGTGGCAGTACGTAGCTCCCAGCTTAGGTGATGACTTCTACTTATCGGTTTTTGTCGGTGCCAACCTGCATGAGGCTAGGGAAGCCCCGCAGATATCGGCCACCTTCAAGGGATTCTTCCTGGGTCCAAGAAGGCGAGCCGTTTCGATCATGAACCGGGCATTCCCTGAGTTGGGCCTGACAGAAGAGGATTGCCATGAGATGAGCTGGATCGAGTCGATCCTGTTCTTCTCAGGCCTAGGCGATGGAAGTTCGGTTTCTGACCTCAAGAGCAGGTTCTCAAAGGATAAGCTGTATTTCAAGGCCAAGTCAGACTACATCCGCTCCCCAATCCCCATGAGCGGCATCAACTCAGCTCTCAACATACTCGACAGGGAGCCCAAGGGGTACGTCATATTAGACCCCTATGGAGGCATGATGGACAACATAAGCAACGACTTCATCGCGTTCCCCCACCGGAAAGGCAACCTGTTCACGATTCAGTACCTCGTGGAATGGCACGAGGAGGACGACTGCAACAGTGAGCAGTACATCGAGTGGATCAGAGAGTTCTACGCCTCGATGGCTCCCCACGTCTCAGAGGGCCCAAGGGCCGCCTACATCAACTACATTGACCTCGACCTCGGAGTGATGGGGTTGAAAGTCAATCTCGACGAGGATTGCAAGGATTGCGATGACGTGGACATAGCGAGGCAGTGGGGGGAGAAGTACTTCTTGGGGAACTACGAGAGGTTGGTGAGGGCGAAGACGCTGATCGACCCCAGCAATGTGTTCAGAAATGAACAGGGCATTCCTCCCATGCCCAACCTGAACAAGAGATACGACAGGCACCGCTCCTCCACCCAAGCACATTCAACATAG